Genomic window (Erythrolamprus reginae isolate rEryReg1 chromosome 3, rEryReg1.hap1, whole genome shotgun sequence):
tccaattgtctttcctttatctcatatattatatatattttcttcctttcatatatcttctctatttttacatattatctttatatatattacttcatgtctattctcttccatatgtattatgtattggacaaatgaataaataaataaataaataaataaaatttgaattgccaaattgcaggcaactggcaggcagcagaagtagcttgcaatactgcactgtaaccactgcgccaccatataGTTCTCAACACTGTAGACTTTTGTACAGTTCTCCACGCTGTAGACCTTTCAgtactataatctatctatccatcattgcATTCTTTGATAGTAGCACAAGTGTGAAGTATGTGGAAAGTGTTGCATGCAAACCACAAACCATTCTTAAAATGATAGATCAATAAAGTAAACTATAATTTTCCAGCAAAATCGATGAGATGCTGATGCTTGTGTTGGTATATTCTCACTATGTTTTCTCCAGATTTGATCCCCACAGACAGTACCCtataggttttctttctttcttattgaaTTTAAAGGGGTAATTAAGAcccatatttaattttatttctatatttaaaaAGGAACACTTTGATTATACCTATATCTCTTTGGTTCCAATTACGTCTATTCAAGGCAGCTGCAGAAAGGGTGTAATTATAAGATGAtgtaagaagaaaaatattatataGTCTTTATCTGGTTCCTGGATTAGGgatagatttaaaaaataaataaaccgagGAAAACTGTTGTTCAAAGAAAACATTGAGATGCCAGCCATATTTCTTCCAACCATCTTAACATCTCTTGTACTATGCTCTCATAGTtgccaagtaggatgcttggctgcatagctagaggtataacaagcaggaagagggagattgtgatcctcttatatagagcgctggtgagaccacatttggaatactgtgttcagttctggagacctcacctacaaaaagatattgacaaaattgaacgggtccaaagacgggccacaagaatggtggaaggtcttaagcataaaacgtatcaggaaagacttaatgaactcaatctgtatagtctggaggacagaaggaaaagtggggacattatcgaaacatttaaatatgttaaagggttaaataaggttcaacagggaagtgtttttaataggaaagtgaacacaagaacagggggacacaatctgaagttagttggggaaaagatcaaaagcaacatgagaaaatattattttactgaaagagtaatagatccttggaacaaactttcagcagacgtggttggtaaatccacagtaactgaatttaaacatgcctgggataaacatatatccattgtaagataaaatacaggaaatagtataagggcagactagatggaccatgaggtcttttactgccgtcagtcttctatgtttctaagtaaaaaACCACACAAAAGACTGTCCTTTGCATAATCATTCTTTATTTGCTTCCAGTTTCTTTTGGGAGGAAACCAACTttgattttttaacatttttggtGGAAGAGTTTTGCAGATGACTGCACAAGACTGTTGGATATGTTTAGGCTGCTGTTGCAAATCCAACCCGATTGTTGCCCAAGTCATACACGGAGTAGTAGGACCGGAGGAAGGTATCACCAAGGATCCACAAAGGTTTCCCATTCGGGGATGGCACGTAAGTAGGTGATATGGCAATCTGGCAATAGCCATCATAAAACTGTTGAGGAAAAGACACAGAGTGCTTTAAAACTTTTGGGCTATAGCAAAATATTAGAAATAACCTGAGAAGTTAACTTGAGAAAGCAAAGTTTAACTTTCAGTATTCAAACTCTCTACACACATATAATGTCCAAGATTTTTAATCACAAAAATAAGCACAATTCTGCaattgcattttaattatttattttctaaatGCAACTATACTTTATGCCATATTGCACCTTCTGGTGCCCCATATCTTGTTTATATATCATAGTATCTTGCCAACTTATTTAGCTCCTTTCTTCAGATTTTCCATGAAAGCATCTCAAAGTCATGCTCTCTCCTTTTCCATGGAGAGTGAGGAGAATCTGGTTGTGCCATGCCTTTCTATAGAGTAGTTGTCATTTCAGAAACTTAAGACCAACCTGAAAACAGCTGACAAAAAGAATGACCTACCGGAAGGGTATAGGCAGATGGACTCAGGGGGTAATGAACTCCATTGATGACAAATGTGATGGTTGGCATGTTCTGAACGTTATTGCAGCTAACCACAAACTATGGAATAGAAAAGCAGATATAGAGACAATGTACAAAAACCATAAGTACAATATTCTAAGGGATAAACTATACAGTAAATAAGCATCCTGCTCCCCTTCTTATTTTGATTTAACTCACACTGGCTTAATTCAATATCAAGATGCATTAGAAGGAAAAACTCTTCCCTTTATTGGCGGACGGATGGGAGTTGAGTCTCCACTAGCAACTTGTTTTGATTTCGTTTGATAAAAGCTAAACTAAGAACTAGCAAGTATGATAGGGTAGGTCttgtcacgctgagtattgacagccccagagacattcagagacattcagagttattcagtaattaaatagttaactatgtgtgtgttttattaactcctcctattatgatgtaaaatcctgccacatcattcatGCATCGCATCCGTCCTCCTGAGATTCTCCTTATTGTATTGCTCTGTTCTTTGTTAGCTGCCATGATGTGAAGACGTATTTTATATGCCTCTCATGGCatactttattttttctacttttataataaaaagaaacctcTCTTTTAATCCATCACCTctggaaatgatttattatagttCACACGGACTGTAATATATCGCAGATTTCTGACAGGTCTTACCAAATAATTGTACATTTTCTGGCAACTTCCCTCCTCCCACCACACCTCACAATTCCCATTATCTggataaatgaaatgaatattaAGGGAGTCCGTTTTTCCATCATTATAATGGATTCATTTGGGAAATAGTTTCATTCCCACAATAACCGTATCCCAGTTCCCTTTCTGGTATTTAGGATTGCCAGTTACACTCAATATTCTCTGTCCCTGCATATAGAGGCTTTCCCCTACCAGGCCAGTGGTGACTTCCTGGGCTCCAATGTCTTGCATCAGGCTGTCAAAGAACTGCCCAGGAACAGTGAGTAGGGATGTTCCAGTATCCACAATCGCCGTGCACCCCTGGCTGCACCAATTGGTGGCCTGGTTCTTGATCAGGAATCTAGAGAAAGAAAGTCCAGAGATAATTGCTATTAGGatcagagttgttgttgttgttgctgctgttgttgttgttgttgttgttatttttattattattattattataattattattattatttattaaacttgtatgccgcccctctttgaagactcggggcagctcacagaacacagtacaaaaacaatatgtgtacaaatctaataattaaaaactataagctaaaatcgcattacattaaaaagcagtcaataactcagtcacatccacacataacatttaatggtcagaaagggggggacatgatctaactACCCCAtgtctggcaacatagatgggtcttgaggctcttgcgaaaggcaaagagagtgggggcagtgtgaatctccggagggagattattccagagggctggggctgccacagagaaggttcttcccctaggtcccgccagatgacattttctggttgatgggacctggagaaggccagctctgtgggacctaatcgggcactgggatttgtgtggcagaaggcagtctcgtaagtaatctggtccggtgccatgtagggctttgtaggtcatcaccaacactttgaattgtgtccggaaaccaatcggcagccaatgcagtccacgagtgttggagaaacatgggtatatctggggagaccatgactgctcatgcggcagttcaaatctcaccaggctcaaggttgactcagccttccatccttccaaggtgagtaaaaggAGGAGCCAAACTGTTGGGAGcaatagactgactctgtaaactgcttagagagggctgtaaacaggaATGGGTTACAGCCAGTATGGCTGGGATCGGGGTTCCAGTAGCAGAAATTGAGATGCACAAACATCTCTGCACCACCGATGTGTGCACAGACATGCAtgggtgagatttggcttctgtgcatgcacagcaagtgaaatctcatgcgacgACGCTCGTGCGTGagaattttcactgatttttggctttcttttccttccatgGATACGcgaaagcaaagaaatcgccGAAAATGGGTGAAATCTCACACAGGTGAGTGTCCTCGCATGACGTTTTGCTTGCTTTGGTGTGTAGAAGTCCAATCTCACACCAATGGGGGTACACGCCCACTAGATGCCTGTGCGCCCGTGACAGTCCTGTAGCGGCCGGTAAGTGGAACTCCTGcttggctgtaaagcattgtaaagcagtgtataagtctacatgctattgctattacattcAATCGCATACCTGTTCCTTTCATATTTTTgccttttgtcttttttttaaaataaattttattgattttcataatataaacaaaaacacacaacacAGAGTACAGAGTGATATGTGCTCCTGCTACCGAACAACAATCATTAAATCCCTCCAACAAATGaagatgtactaatttataatattttaaaatcaggaacatcaacatatttacaCAATGTAGAGTGATTCGAATTTGTTCTTTGTGgctcggtctcgaattctactagccataaaacctctgaccctgtcccatcttcccatcagtttttccactttattttcatcggtcatattcattttaatttccataatttcaaattgaatgtgttccaccatgtactgaTACCACTTTTGCCTTTTGTCGTATTAAAAACTACTATTAAAAACAATTGCAATATTCTAGGTGGTCCTGGGGTCTCACTGGTGTCCTTGGACATAGAGATTTCCAAATCCCATCTCCAAGAGATTATTCCTAATGTAAGACTGAAGTTTCTGTTAGTTTTCCATCAGGCTCTTTGGTAAATACTACTACTGAAAATAGCCTTACCCTTCAACTGCAATTTGCCAATACCAGTCTTCGGTGACTGGACTCCAGTTAATCTGACCAGTGTAGAGACTGGAATCGATTCCTCCGAATATAAGTGAACCACCATCCTGGGTGCTTGGCTGCCTAATAAGATCAATAGAGACAGTTAGAAAGACAACCCGATTGAGATATGTAATTTCTGATTCATACCAATGTTTCCTGTTTAGCTGACTGAAGGACCTGTGTATGAGGGCCTCCTTGAAGGGTTGCCTAATGTCAAGGGACAATATTATTCAACTCCAGAAATAGAAGCAGATGTTTGGGTAATCTGTTCTCACTACCTGGAGTGGAAAACTGTTTAAACtagtttttttttcaaacttgccCATTTTTGTTGGGTggacttcccagaattcctcagctaacaTACTGGAAACTGAAGTCACcccccttaaagttgccaagtatggGAAAAGATTGATTTAAACCAGTCATGAATggtccagtggtgggtttcaaaaacgtttggaattttttaaaatgtccagtTCTTTGAGTGTGGATAGGTGGGCGTGGATAGGTTGGCCTGGCATGGGAAGCATACTgtcaaatctccattcccaccccactccatgggaaggttactgcaaaatctccatttcctcccaaacaACTGGAACTCTGGAGGCCGAGAATTGATGGGGCCAGTCAGagttggtatttaccagttctctgagctACTCAATTCTCCAgatctggtcagaacctgctgaaacccacctctggaatgCTCACTCTctatgataaacaaacaaactatccaACTGCTCTTATAGGTAGGAAATGTTTCAAAATATTAATCTGCGATCTGATACTGATATCTTAAATCGATTGCCCAGGATGACAAGTAATAGGTCATTTCATTTCTCTGTGTCCATCCTAAAGAGTGCTGAAGAGTGAGATCATCTGGCAAATCAAGAGATTAACGGACAAATCAAGAGTAAAGGGCAAATATGATAGGGTAAAAAATAgtactttctattttataccagtaatctcaagaaccatttttaaaACTCTAAAGAAATCCTAAAGCACCCTGAGACTAATGTACACAAAGTAGAATCTATTTAACAGGAAAAAAATTATCAAGCAACTGGAGGAGCATTTttctcatatattttttaaaaatgcctgagCAACATTTCACAACTAGATCTCAGTAATACTTTAGAGAGGCTTAGGCTTTAGTAATTACTAGCAAAAGAGTCTGTGGTTAAATCTCTATCCTGCCATAAACTGATAGGATGTTTTTAGAACAATCATTCTTCCTCAGCCCTACCTAGTATTAGTACTACGTAGCAATGTAAGGTTGATATTTTCaaaagcttccctctctctttctgccttttAAATTAATGTGAAGAAGTGCTTTCTTGGATCTGAAATCTGGAATCCAAAGAGAAGCTACTGTAAGTATTTTACAGAAACTTTCCCTGGGTAGCTTTCTAAAACAAATGTGAAAAGGTCAAAAAAGCCCTGTGATCTTAAGTTGTCCTTCTCAAAATTCCAACCATAGAAATGTTCTCCTTACTTCTTGTTGACGTAGGTTGTAAGTTGCATACAAAGTATTGACAAcaattgaaaaataatatttatagtaAACTGAAACAGCCAAATTAAAACAAGAAAGGTAGAAAAGACTTCATACTCACCGACTCAGGTAAAAGCTGAAAATAGGAGCATCAAGCAGATTCTCCTGGATCATTCCTTGCATTACAGTAGTGGCACCaccagaagaaagggagggatagGCCAAACCCAGGATGCCATCAAACTTTGCGGAGACAAAAGCACTGCCAGGCTCAGTTTGACTTAGGCCAAATTCTTGCTTGGTAATACTAATGCCTTGGATCTACAAAGGAACAGGACAAGTCAGAAGATAGGAAAGGTATACAGCACAGTAGCCtagcagaaattcagaaaattgAAATTATGGATAGCTAATGTATTTTGTTGTAATCGAGGAATAATTCATTGGGCAGAGTATCAGAGGATGAGAAACCTATCTAACATCAGTTGATCATGAGatatcatcatcttcaggctggtgctcaGCCTGGCTTTGTTCGCCcaagcacaaggacaaaagcaccagcctgaagatgacgagtgggacctcatagaaacgtcaccagaaatctctaaaacctacatgggaagaaacccgaataggCCAAGACCTttatacctatacccgtgaaaatctatgaaaacatatacatatacatatatgtatacattgatttacatacatatacatatttattgaTTAAAATCAAACATAAACATTGTATGAACAGCATAACAAAAAACAaacgaaaaaagaaaaatacaaaaaattcaaGATTTCTTATTCTTAAGTTTTCAACATGTAACTTTGCAATCAACTGCAAGAGCTAATGTCGTGAGAAAAGTGTTCACAAGGAGTAGGAGCAACAAAATAAATACTTGAATGTGGAAAAGAGAGAAGGCAGGTTATTTGGGGATCTCAGAGCAGGGGGATAACACTGGTTGAATTCCTATTCCGTACCATCACCAGCTTCTAGAATTTCCCCCTCTCACAACAGTGAAGGTGTAGTGTTGCCCAGGCCTCTATCCACTGATCTTTGGAAAGGATTGGAAGGTGCTCTTGATGTTCCCTTTGTGCCACCCACATCAACCAGCTAGCTGCTCTCCCTTCTTTATCCATCAAAGCCATGGCAGCAATAAAAGGACATTAGCTAAACTCCATAATACTTCAGCAGAAGCTAAGACCAATAGAAATGCCCCAATCTCTTTCTACATCTATGAGATTTCAGTATTTGCAGGCTTGAATGTTTTCAAGATTCAATTCATTACTAACTACCATAATTATTTTGATTTCAGTCACTGACCAAACCAATACCGTCCATTGCATAATATCAATAATATTGCCTTGGAATATCAAGTCAAACAAATTATTTCCCCTTATGCAGAACTGCTACTTACTGTCACAGTGTCATAGCCAAAGACCCCACTGAGACTACCACTTCCATACTGTATACTGAAAGTTTGTCCTTTGCTGGAATAAGTGGAAGACTGACTGGGATTAAATAATGGGTGGTTTTCTGGTGATAGAAatgagagtgggggagagaaggTTTTACTTTCAAATCAATAACAACACCAGATTTAAATAACAGCATAATAGGTGTGAAGACAAAAAAGGCATTTCCACAAATTGTGTCTTTTTTATTCTTAAATTAATGAGAAGAAGACTCACTGCAAGACTGACTCTGGCAATAGACGGACGACACCCAGAGATTGGATGACCCAGTGTCAAAGAGAACCATGAatttctggggtggagttccaataCTGATTTCTCCGTAATAGGACACCTAGAAAAAGGAAAACATGGTCATTATTCAGGGCTTCCACACTAAATgcaatttacaaagacttttataaagcctttgattcagtggtacaccACAAAGTACTtctgaaattaaaatattatggcATCTCCTGCCTCCTatacaatgaagggctaccaaaaattttactaccacactgtgggcgtggcttatgcaggacaccctgcattttctttcaacatccttcaaTACAAATTGGGTacactggggtggagctccatttttgctaccccactacattccccccccccccccgctgtccgggcagcagcccacctctgctcctacattcctgtcaaacagacaacaaatatgacctttgtgattatattataagcaactgtattCTCTTTGCCAACAATGTCAAATCATTTAACACTGCAGATactgctgctacccttcaaaaagaccttgattctgtatcagaatggtcaaacaagtggcaatttcaaatctcaaccaacaaatgctcaaccattggcaaaaagaatcagaacacaaaatgcaagcttggaggacacgaccttgtagacgaccctcatTCTGGCAAGGATCTTGGAGTAATCATATCCAATGAGCCAGTAATCATGCCAAACATTCACTAGACCAATTATCGAATACCGCTCATATGCCTGGAAACCACACTGCATATTGaacattaatataattgagaaagtccagaaatatttcacgagaagagccctccacttctctgctcacaacagaacacctcatttcaccagacttgaaatcctgggcttagacaacttaaaaGTACGTCGCCTTCAAAccaatctaaatgtagttcataacattatctgccacaatgtcctacctgtcaatgactacttcagcttcagccacaatgaTACATGAGCCCACAATTGAtctaaacttaatgtaaaccactccaaacttgattgcggaaaatacgacttcagcaacagagtgatcaatgccttgaattcactacctgactctgtgcttttttccccaaaccccaaaaacattaaccttagactgtctactgctgACCTCAactcattcctaagagatctgtaagggagtGTGTATtaccactagttttttctcatcattcctatcacccatttcctcccacttatgactgtatgaatgtaacataagcatgcctaccattcctgtccgaCTGTCCTTTTGTCCCCATTTATATGTATTtactatatttatgtttatacctataccttatACAAGTTTGGTAaactaacaaataaatgaaaataaataatgtaaGGACTTAACACATCTAACAGAATATTCTGCACACACACAAAGCATATTATTCAATATATTTTAGGAATATTGATAGgcaaaaatatagaagaaattaAAATATCAGAAACACGGTTTTAGAATCCCAACTGATTtgtaacaggtttttttaaactagGTACTGTATACAATTAACACAAGTTAATTAGGTTTTCATGCCTGCTTCATGGTTAATTGGGTATATGTagctgtatttttatattattaacatttaaatgtgttaaagggttaaataaggttcaggagggaagtgtttttaataggaaagtgaacacaagaacaaggggacacaaactggagttagttgggggaaagatcaaaagcaacgtgagaaaacattatttcactgaaagagtagtaaatccttggaacaaacttccagcagacgtggttggtaaatccacagtaactgaatttaaacatgcctgggataaacatatatccatcctaagataaaatacaggaaatagtataagggcagactagatggaccatgaggtctttttctgccgtcagtcttctatgtttctatgtttctatttgatgTTAGTTATCCAGATTTCCAAATTATAAATTGTAATTGGAACCAGGCCTATGATTTCTCAATTAACGTAAACTTTTCCTGTATAGTTTTCATCTTGACATAATTGTGACAGTTTGCTTTGAACTAACCAGATACTCACATCCATGTAGTTAGCAAGGGGCTCATCACCAACGGCAAAGTTATTGAAATATTTGCTGGCTGGATCATAATATTTGTTTGCCAGGATACCTTTTTCCTTCATCACTTGCCTCATGGACTTGAATTTTCTTAAGGGGATTCTGTGTGAGGTAAGCAGTTAAGCAGAGAATCAAACTGGCAGCTCTAGACACTCTCCATATTGAGTTTTTTTCATTGAGATTTTGCAGGTGGTCTAACTTTACCTGGACTGAACTCAGTCTATTTAATTAGTAATGCTAATTTGTGTTTGATTCTGTCAGAGATTAAATCTTTTCTGCAGGATTGAGCAGGAAAATAAACTGAGGAACTCCAATATCCCCCTTTCAACTCTACTGTCCTACAACAGGATTACAAATTTGAACAATAACAAGATATTATCTAATATTATCTATTCTAGCAAGGAGCTGCATTGGTGCAGTGGTTTGAATGCAGTATTGCTCCtgttgactgccggctgcctgcaacttggaagatcgaatctcaccaggttcaaggtggactcagccttccatccttccaaggtgggtaaaatgagtaacCCGATTGTGGGGTcaatactgactctgtaaactgcttagagagtgttgcaaagcactatgaagcagtatataagtttaggAACTATTGCTATCCAGTATTGGAACCAGAAGCTAGACCTACATAATTCCAGGTTATTAAAtaccatccccccccccatctgattTACTATTTTTGCAGAGAAAAGATGGAATTGGATGAATTATCTACCTAAAGCAACACAAAACGTGTATTATATCATCCTGAAAATATCCACATAGGAAATAGGGATGTTATTTTTCTGAGGGTCTCCTAGGAGTTGTAATGACTTATCCTAGTGTATACATCTTTAGCTGTAGTCCCAGATCCCTAAGAAAATGCTACATACTCTTCTACTTTAACAACATAAAGAGAATCCAGTTACTCTTCAACATAGACACTTCTGAATTTGGGGATGCAGTTCTTCAGAAAAAATGctatgaagaaataaaagtactGTACAACAAGACAACATACCTAAAGGTATACAAGGTGTAAAGGCATACTTTGTTCTAGAAACTCTCCCCAAAAGGCATTAAAATTtctgaatattttagaaaaaggaCATCCATCTAACAGAGACATTCAATCAGTTTTCAAGAGCATACACATAATAAATGCTGGATCAAACCCCTGACTCATTTAATCCAGCAGTGGCCAACCAACTGCTGAGGAAAGTCCATAACTTTCTCAACAGATGGTCTTCAAAGGCAGGTACATCAGGTGCAATATCGACTGATCTCATGATTTCCACAAATCAATCCAAACCTTTTTTTGGAGCTAGGTAAGCAGACATCatttaagaaagaaaacaattaggagagagagagaaactgaaaCAGATTTTTTATTAAGAGAGTAACTGAAGCTGAAAGGCAATTGAAGCTATTATATAATTATGCCATACTCACCTGACAAGAGCCTCACTGAGGTGAAGGCACACCAGAGCAAGAATTAGCCACTTCATGGTCCTCTTTTCCCAAAAGCAGTTGCTAACTTGAATTTTTTAGCTCCTGCAGGGACTTGGGACACTAGGTAAAGATGGCTATGCTAGGTGCCTTTCTTTTATACCCTGAGTTGGGGCATTTTTTTATGAACACAAAGTCATATGGGAGTCCTTATCAAAGGATCATAATACTTCATACCAAGATTCTTCTCAAAAACATATAGAAATTTATCTCATGTAAACCTATTTAATCAGTAAAGTAAATGCTGTGTACATAATGTTGTAAAGGCAGAGATTGGTACTATTTCTTATCATCTCTTCAGTtttctaaattaaaatatttccacTTGCACATGTGACAATAAGTTTGTTGTGTGTTTTGAAAGAAAGGTTGAAGGAACCTTTTGCTTATAGGTCTgaatttaaaatggaaaaatacaTGGTCACATTGAAATCAGATTTGTCACCTAGGCCTGTCTACATCATATCAGCAGCCCAACAATTCCACGTTGTAATCTTCTAAATGGAGAGGGTACATTTATTTCAGAGAAGATCCATTCTGAAATACAACTAGAATAAGCACACATAACCCATACCCTATTTTGGGGACACCCTGAATAATCTAAAACCCAGCATCACAATGGCAATTATCCACGGTGCagtaatttttacaaataaagaaaatagagtaacttttaccattttaaaaaagtaccgtattttggcgtataagacgcaccaatttATAAGAtgtacctagattttagaggaggaaaacaaggaaaaaagcattctgaaccaaatggtgtagtaccgtattatattgtttaataaaattccagtgtagcagaatactttttacaaccatgtatacttttttaaaCCAGGTATACTTTTTTAAACCATGtacaccttttacaaacttcaaacttgacagcttcaagacttatggacttcaattcccagaattcctccaccattcatgctagttcagaaatcggagttgaagtccacaagccttaaacttgctaggtttgaagactcttgcactcctaacctgtagctcaggtgtcttcaaacttgacagctttaagacctgtggacttcaactcccagaattcctccaccagtcatgctagctcagaaatgggagttgaagtccacaagccttaaacttgccaggtttgaagacctatatactcctaacctctaactcaaGTGTCCTCAAAcgtgacaactttaagatttgtggacttcaactcccataattcctccatcagtcataCCAGACTCggctctcctcctggttctcccccctcccccccatacccacccaccccaaggttcAGATTCACACACCCTTTTACCctagctggacttagagctggcatcacactgcaactgcatgacagctccaggctctgaagacatagcagctgtaagtgggaagc
Coding sequences:
- the LOC139165667 gene encoding gastricsin-like isoform X1 encodes the protein MPALSPARVKGIPLRKFKSMRQVMKEKGILANKYYDPASKYFNNFAVGDEPLANYMDVSYYGEISIGTPPQKFMVLFDTGSSNLWVSSVYCQSQSCKNHPLFNPSQSSTYSSKGQTFSIQYGSGSLSGVFGYDTVTIQGISITKQEFGLSQTEPGSAFVSAKFDGILGLAYPSLSSGGATTVMQGMIQENLLDAPIFSFYLSRQPSTQDGGSLIFGGIDSSLYTGQINWSPVTEDWYWQIAVEGFLIKNQATNWCSQGCTAIVDTGTSLLTVPGQFFDSLMQDIGAQEVTTGLFVVSCNNVQNMPTITFVINGVHYPLSPSAYTLPFYDGYCQIAISPTYVPSPNGKPLWILGDTFLRSYYSVYDLGNNRVGFATAA
- the LOC139165667 gene encoding gastricsin-like isoform X2, which produces MRQVMKEKGILANKYYDPASKYFNNFAVGDEPLANYMDVSYYGEISIGTPPQKFMVLFDTGSSNLWVSSVYCQSQSCKNHPLFNPSQSSTYSSKGQTFSIQYGSGSLSGVFGYDTVTIQGISITKQEFGLSQTEPGSAFVSAKFDGILGLAYPSLSSGGATTVMQGMIQENLLDAPIFSFYLSRQPSTQDGGSLIFGGIDSSLYTGQINWSPVTEDWYWQIAVEGFLIKNQATNWCSQGCTAIVDTGTSLLTVPGQFFDSLMQDIGAQEVTTGLFVVSCNNVQNMPTITFVINGVHYPLSPSAYTLPFYDGYCQIAISPTYVPSPNGKPLWILGDTFLRSYYSVYDLGNNRVGFATAA